The region CCACTGGATGTCTGGAAGTGGCGATCCCTGGACACGGCATAGCGCACTATACCCGGACTCCTCACTGCCCTCTACTGAGAGCCCAAGGATCCGCGGGCCAgctgcacacatatgcacaaaaaaacatttgacaatTAGATAGAAAGTACATGTTAGACAATATCTGGCAGGGATGTTTCTGATAATTCATTCAAAAACAGCCCTGGGTTCCCATTCAGAATGTTTTAggttatgtgtgcatgtttatacaTGGAAAAGCACTGTAGCTGTATTTACCTTCTACTCTCAGGCGCGTGCCTATCTTGTTCTCAAAGTTGGCATGTGGGTGGCCTGGCAACTCCACACGACAGAAATAGCGGCCACTGTCTTGCAAGGCAACGTTGTTGATTCTGAGTGTCAGGTCATGCTCCCGTGGGTTACCCTCTAGTCGGAACCGGTGGTCCTGTTGTGGCTCTGTCTGACACCGGTGGCTGTCATTGTGACTGGCGCACTGGAAAAGCACTGTGCCGGTTGGACCGTGACCCAGCTTCCACAAGACTAACATGgaagagtggtgtgtgtgatgcggATGGGTGAAGGAGCAAGGCAACACCACAGGGTACCCCTCTATCGCCCGTACCTCAGGAGGCACCTTCATTGACCAGCCATCTTCATGCCCAGCTGGAAACAAGTATAGACAGAGAAAAACTAAAATGGGCAGTTCACCTAAAACTGGAATTCTATTGACTGTTTCTATTTACCTGGAGTGCTATCTATCCATGCATATATTTATGATGagatttgaaatgttttgtagATATCGGCTGCAGCTAACCCTGACACAGCAGACTTCAGCAGGCAAGTTATTTTTGTGGCATTCAAAGCACcaaaatttacatttgaaaaactcAGCAGTCTCTCgccccagaatactggtgtgctttgGTGGAGACTTTTGCGTAGATATATAGATACAGTAGTTACATGCCCATACTATTACAGTAGAAAGtagttttaaataaaaccatGCACAACAAGATCTGTGGATGTTTATGATAAACAGTGTCAATATATATTTAGAGAGACACTGCTGTTGAATATTTCTAATGTCAATTTCTTGGCACTTTTGAGTGCAACAAAAACATGGTCCTGTTGAGGTCTCATATCAGGGTGAGCTGCAACATCTAGAAAATGAATTGCTTCAGCTCACCCTGGGTTATAATCAGATTGCTATGGAATACGAGACAAGCCCCTAGGCCTGTTTGTGaacattcatgtgtgtgtatgtgagtgagtgcacaTATTTCACTGGGTCCCACAGCTGACCCAAGATGAAGCCCCATCCCTGATCAGTCAGGCACCACATGCCAGGAGCAATATCATTTTAGTCCCCAGGGAGAAGAAGGAAATTTCAATAAAACCACTGAGTACTTTCAAAAGTTTGTTTGAATGTCTATCTTTTGGTTCTTTGAGTGCCACAAAACCTGATCTTATATCAGGGCTCATCAAATGTCAATCATCAAAACTATCAGGATGGATGCCTATACCAAATAGAGCAAACCTTTTCTCAGGAGATGCCGTCTGGTTCATGTAAGCggtatatttaaaatgattcattcattcattcattatcctgaacagggtcgcagggagcctatcccagcatacattggacgaaaggcaggaatacaccctggacaggtctccagatcacagggcacatacaccattcactcacacactcatacccatggccaatttaaactctccaatcagcctaaactgcatgtctttggactgtgggaggaaaccggagtagccGGAGGATCCCACGCAAacgcagggagaacatgcaaactcagagaggccccagccgacggggattcaaacccaggacctccttgctgcgaggtggcagtgctacccactgcaccatctgtgccgccatatataaaattatttttttaatattattatataataacaATGGCATCATATATCTTGAtgatttggacagtggtacaatagCCAATAAAACACATAACGCAAAATCAAAGTCAACCCAGCTTACTTTAGTTTGGCACTATGCACCCTTGCAAGTTCCTTATAAAATACCCCTGTCAAATTACAATATAATTCAGTATCCCTGTGTTTAGCTGGACTGGCAGATCAGTTAGTCCAGCAAGATGAAAGTAGCAGTGGTTCCACTCACCTGCTGGGTGTGAGAGTAGGAGGAATAGGAAGGTAAAGAGCGGTTGAGAGTCCATGCTGCTCCTGCTGATCTTGTGGGCTGAGTATGGTGTGAGACTCCCTCACCCTCCAGCCTTGCCCAGAGCAGTGACACATCTGCTCTGATTCACTGCCCCAAAAACAACGTGACCACCAGG is a window of Conger conger chromosome 1, fConCon1.1, whole genome shotgun sequence DNA encoding:
- the si:dkey-11p23.7 gene encoding V-set and Ig domain-containing protein — translated: MDSQPLFTFLFLLLSHPAAGHEDGWSMKVPPEVRAIEGYPVVLPCSFTHPHHTHHSSMLVLWKLGHGPTGTVLFQCASHNDSHRCQTEPQQDHRFRLEGNPREHDLTLRINNVALQDSGRYFCRVELPGHPHANFENKIGTRLRVEAGPRILGLSVEGSEESGYSALCRVQGSPLPDIQWTGPGEPLEGSPLSPVAHEAPVQHHTSSLLQDIIPGEQYTCSASNPLGKDQATLYLLTSTPTQTLSGPTPVLLLLSFSLGTKMILFLGWGAWLVRDGALSSWVSCGTQ